In a genomic window of Flavobacterium crassostreae:
- the uvrA gene encoding excinuclease ABC subunit UvrA, whose product MSDKNSFIEVQGARVHNLKNIDVSIPREKLVVITGLSGSGKSSLAFDTIYAEGQRRYVETFSAYARQFLGGLERPDVDKIDGLSPVIAIEQKTTSKSPRSTVGTITEIYDFLRLLYARAADAYSYNTGEKMVSYSDEQIKDLITQDFDGKRINILAPVIRARKGHYGELFQQIAKQGFLKVRVDGQILDISSGMKLDRYKTHDIEIVIDRLEITPPTQAGGLDNQKRLSESIHTAMHHGEDVLLVLDQDTQEVRYFSRNLMCPSSGISYQSPEPNLFSFNSPKGACDACKGLGTVNEINLQKIIPNPKLSIKAGGFAPLGEYKSSWIFKQLESIGEKFDFKLTDPIASIPDTAMEMILNGGKEKFAIQSKVAGITKEYKIDFEGISAFIKNQYDASGSATIKRWAKEFMDEISCPVCAGSRLKKEALFFKINQKNIAQLCAMDISDITLWFEELNQHLSDKQKRIATEAIKEIKDRLHFLMNVGLDYLALNRSSKSLSGGEAQRIRLATQIGSQLVGVLYILDEPSIGLHQRDNAKLIHSLEQLRDLGNSVIVVEHDKDMIEQADYVIDIGPKAGKFGGEIISMGTPAQTLASNTITAQYLNGKMRLEIPEKRREGNGKFLKLSGATGNNLKNVSISLPLGKLICVTGVSGSGKSTLINETLYPILNAYYFNGVKKPQPYKKIEGLEHIDKVIAIDQSPIGRTPRSNPATYTEVFTEIRTLFTKTSESMIRGYKAGRFSFNVKGGRCETCQGSGVRTIEMNFLPDVYVECETCQGKRFNRETLEIRYKGKSISDVLNMTVDEAVPFFEMIPKIYRKVKTIQDVGLGYITLGQQSTTLSGGEAQRIKLAGELAKKDTGNTFYILDEPTTGLHFEDIRVLMEVITKLVDKGNTILIIEHNMDVIKLADYILDIGPEGGKGGGLLVAKGTPEEIATNKKSHTAKFLKKELAAL is encoded by the coding sequence ATGTCAGATAAAAACAGTTTTATTGAAGTTCAGGGTGCCCGTGTGCATAATCTCAAAAATATAGATGTTTCTATCCCTCGGGAAAAACTTGTGGTCATAACGGGACTTTCGGGTTCTGGAAAATCTTCTTTGGCCTTTGATACCATTTATGCCGAAGGACAACGCCGGTATGTAGAAACGTTTTCGGCCTATGCCAGACAATTTTTGGGTGGTTTGGAACGCCCGGATGTGGATAAAATTGATGGCTTGTCTCCGGTTATTGCCATTGAGCAAAAAACTACCAGTAAGAGTCCGCGATCTACGGTGGGAACCATTACGGAGATTTATGATTTTTTGCGTTTGCTCTATGCTCGCGCCGCCGATGCATATAGTTACAATACGGGCGAAAAAATGGTTTCATATTCCGATGAGCAGATCAAGGATTTGATTACTCAAGATTTTGATGGAAAGCGGATCAACATTTTGGCCCCAGTTATTCGAGCCAGAAAAGGACATTATGGCGAATTATTTCAGCAAATTGCCAAACAAGGCTTCTTGAAAGTACGTGTGGATGGACAAATTCTGGACATTAGTAGTGGCATGAAATTGGATCGTTACAAAACCCACGATATTGAGATTGTAATTGACCGTCTCGAAATTACTCCTCCTACGCAGGCTGGTGGACTTGATAATCAAAAAAGACTCAGCGAAAGCATCCATACAGCCATGCACCATGGAGAAGATGTGTTGCTGGTTTTGGACCAAGATACCCAAGAGGTGCGTTATTTTAGTAGAAATTTGATGTGTCCTAGTTCGGGGATATCGTACCAAAGTCCGGAGCCTAATTTGTTTTCGTTCAACTCCCCTAAGGGCGCTTGTGATGCTTGCAAAGGTTTGGGTACGGTAAATGAGATTAATCTTCAAAAAATAATTCCGAACCCTAAATTGTCTATCAAAGCCGGTGGTTTTGCTCCCTTGGGAGAGTATAAATCGTCTTGGATTTTTAAGCAATTAGAAAGTATTGGCGAAAAATTTGATTTCAAATTAACGGATCCCATTGCATCTATTCCGGACACGGCCATGGAAATGATTTTGAATGGTGGAAAAGAAAAATTTGCAATCCAATCCAAAGTTGCTGGAATTACTAAAGAATACAAAATTGATTTTGAAGGCATCTCTGCTTTTATAAAAAACCAATATGATGCAAGCGGATCTGCAACGATCAAACGTTGGGCTAAAGAATTTATGGACGAAATTAGTTGTCCGGTTTGTGCGGGTTCTCGTCTAAAAAAAGAAGCGTTATTTTTTAAAATTAATCAAAAAAATATTGCCCAATTATGCGCTATGGATATCTCGGATATAACGCTTTGGTTTGAAGAACTAAACCAGCATTTGTCGGATAAACAAAAACGCATAGCCACTGAGGCAATCAAAGAAATTAAAGACCGTTTGCATTTTTTGATGAATGTTGGTTTGGATTATTTGGCCCTCAACCGAAGTTCTAAGTCACTCTCTGGCGGTGAGGCGCAACGCATTAGATTGGCTACGCAAATTGGTTCTCAATTGGTGGGTGTGTTGTATATTCTGGACGAACCCAGTATTGGTTTGCACCAAAGGGATAATGCCAAATTGATTCATTCTTTAGAACAGTTGCGCGATCTTGGTAACTCTGTTATTGTGGTCGAGCATGACAAAGACATGATAGAACAAGCAGATTATGTGATTGATATTGGCCCCAAAGCCGGAAAATTTGGAGGAGAAATCATTAGTATGGGTACTCCTGCCCAAACCTTGGCATCCAATACCATTACGGCACAGTATCTGAACGGAAAAATGCGGTTAGAAATTCCGGAAAAACGCCGAGAAGGCAATGGCAAATTTTTGAAATTATCTGGAGCCACAGGAAATAACCTCAAAAACGTTAGTATATCCTTGCCTTTGGGCAAATTGATTTGCGTAACGGGAGTTTCTGGAAGCGGCAAATCTACTTTGATCAACGAGACGCTCTACCCTATTCTGAACGCGTATTATTTTAATGGGGTCAAAAAACCACAGCCTTACAAAAAAATAGAAGGACTGGAGCATATTGATAAAGTAATTGCTATAGATCAAAGTCCAATAGGTAGAACACCTCGTTCTAATCCGGCTACATATACCGAAGTTTTTACCGAAATTAGAACCTTGTTTACCAAAACCTCCGAAAGCATGATTAGAGGCTATAAGGCTGGACGTTTTAGTTTTAATGTTAAAGGCGGACGTTGTGAGACCTGTCAAGGCTCCGGAGTGCGCACTATTGAGATGAATTTTCTGCCAGATGTTTATGTAGAATGCGAAACCTGCCAAGGCAAACGTTTTAATAGAGAAACTCTAGAGATTAGATATAAAGGAAAATCCATCTCGGATGTATTAAATATGACGGTAGATGAGGCGGTTCCGTTTTTTGAAATGATTCCTAAAATTTATCGAAAAGTAAAAACAATTCAGGATGTTGGTCTGGGGTACATCACCCTCGGACAACAAAGCACTACACTATCTGGTGGCGAGGCACAACGCATTAAATTAGCCGGAGAACTAGCCAAAAAAGATACCGGTAACACTTTTTATATTCTGGATGAACCCACAACAGGGCTCCATTTTGAAGATATTAGAGTACTCATGGAAGTGATCACTAAATTAGTAGATAAAGGCAATACCATCTTAATTATAGAACACAATATGGATGTTATAAAACTAGCCGATTATATCTTAGATATTGGTCCAGAAGGTGGTAAAGGTGGTGGATTGCTTGTAGCCAAAGGAACCCCCGAAGAGATTGCTACCAACAAAAAAAGCCATACTGCCAAGTTCTTAAAAAAAGAACTAGCAGCTCTTTAA
- a CDS encoding chloride channel protein produces the protein MFKKYISKLESILAWSQSILTEKQFIFLSSILVGITAAFAVIVLKTFAHWVFLFATYINGILKLSFINSILPIAGLVLTVLVVKRFLGGSIEKGTSQILYAVAKKASIIPKKQMYAQIFTSSLTVGLGGSAGLESPIVVTGAAFGSNYAQKYKLSYKDRTLLIGCGVAAGIAAAFNAPIAGVLFAIEFLLVDVSISAFTPIMIAAATGALVSVITLDETILLNFKQQQVFDYHKIPFYVLLGIITGFLSIYYTRNFQRTEHFFQKLKLNPYKKALLGASVLAVLIFVFPTLFGEGYESIKTLSDNNPGKILENTLFSKYSTNNWVLIAFVGLTMMLKVFATGITLGAGGNGGNFAPSLFVGSYVGFVFSKTINLTGLTHLPVSNFTMVGMAGILSGLFHAPLTAIFLIAEITGGYSLMLPLMLVASISFAISKRFEKHSMDVKDLAQKGHAFTSNKDTNVLSTLETSAIIQTDYLTLSPDENLEKLVDLISHSNQVIFAVVDKEKQLLGVVHFNNIREIIFNTYRVKYTLVKDIMTTPLEIVYPFHSMETVMNKFERSKMAFLPVIKDEKYFGFISKSVALEAYRSKLKAMTIE, from the coding sequence ATGTTCAAAAAATATATTTCTAAACTAGAAAGTATACTTGCTTGGTCTCAATCCATACTTACAGAGAAGCAATTTATTTTCTTATCTAGTATTTTGGTTGGGATTACGGCTGCCTTTGCGGTGATTGTTTTAAAAACCTTTGCCCACTGGGTGTTTTTGTTTGCCACTTACATTAACGGGATCCTAAAATTAAGCTTTATAAACAGTATTTTGCCCATTGCTGGTTTGGTTTTGACAGTTTTGGTGGTCAAACGTTTTTTGGGAGGATCTATTGAAAAAGGAACTTCTCAGATTTTGTATGCTGTGGCCAAAAAAGCAAGCATCATTCCGAAGAAACAAATGTATGCCCAAATTTTTACTAGTTCCTTAACCGTTGGTTTGGGAGGTTCTGCGGGTTTAGAGAGCCCTATTGTGGTTACAGGAGCGGCTTTTGGATCTAATTATGCTCAAAAATACAAATTAAGCTACAAAGATAGAACGTTGCTCATTGGTTGTGGGGTTGCTGCCGGAATTGCTGCAGCCTTTAATGCTCCAATTGCAGGGGTTTTGTTTGCTATTGAATTTTTGCTTGTAGATGTGAGCATTTCGGCCTTTACACCTATTATGATTGCTGCTGCAACTGGAGCCTTAGTTTCGGTAATTACGCTAGACGAAACTATTTTGTTGAACTTTAAACAACAACAGGTATTTGATTACCACAAAATTCCGTTTTATGTGCTTTTGGGTATCATAACTGGTTTTTTGTCTATTTATTACACCCGTAACTTTCAGAGAACCGAACATTTTTTTCAAAAATTAAAACTAAATCCGTACAAAAAAGCATTGTTGGGAGCTTCGGTATTGGCGGTGTTGATTTTTGTTTTTCCGACTCTTTTTGGAGAAGGTTATGAGAGTATTAAAACACTATCGGATAACAATCCCGGAAAAATATTAGAAAACACCTTGTTTAGCAAATACAGCACCAACAACTGGGTTTTAATTGCTTTTGTGGGACTAACGATGATGCTCAAGGTGTTTGCCACGGGTATTACTTTGGGTGCTGGTGGTAATGGAGGAAACTTTGCTCCGTCGTTGTTTGTGGGTTCGTATGTTGGTTTTGTTTTTTCTAAAACTATAAATTTAACCGGATTGACCCATTTGCCGGTAAGTAACTTTACTATGGTAGGTATGGCGGGGATATTGAGTGGCTTGTTTCATGCTCCCTTAACGGCTATATTTTTAATTGCCGAAATAACTGGAGGATACAGTCTGATGCTTCCGTTGATGCTTGTTGCCTCGATTAGTTTTGCTATTTCTAAACGGTTTGAAAAACACTCTATGGATGTTAAAGATTTGGCACAAAAGGGCCATGCTTTTACCAGCAATAAGGATACCAATGTGCTTTCTACTCTGGAGACCAGTGCCATCATTCAGACGGATTATCTTACGTTATCTCCGGATGAAAATTTAGAGAAATTGGTGGATTTGATTTCGCATTCTAATCAAGTTATTTTTGCGGTTGTAGATAAAGAGAAACAGTTGTTGGGTGTGGTACATTTTAATAATATTAGAGAAATTATCTTTAATACCTATCGGGTCAAATATACGTTGGTCAAAGATATTATGACTACTCCTTTAGAGATTGTTTATCCGTTTCATAGTATGGAAACGGTTATGAATAAATTTGAACGCTCTAAAATGGCTTTTTTGCCGGTGATTAAAGACGAAAAATATTTTGGTTTTATCTCTAAATCTGTAGCCTTAGAGGCCTATAGAAGCAAATTAAAAGCCATGACTATTGAATAA
- a CDS encoding GNAT family N-acetyltransferase, producing MKYTLEGEETERLKFRLLNIEDFDDCIELFKDNEVCRFLGVDKIETPNERCKLWFEMTFDRYKNDLGGQNILIEKNTNKIVGQSGLLVREIEGKQEIEIAYSILPEYRKKGFATESTEKCKNFAFENKFTESLISIIHTENINSEKVADRNGMRKDKTTEFKGMSVTIYRINSSEWKNK from the coding sequence ATGAAATATACATTAGAAGGAGAAGAAACGGAAAGGTTAAAATTTAGGCTATTAAATATTGAGGATTTTGATGATTGTATTGAATTGTTCAAAGACAATGAAGTTTGTCGTTTTTTAGGAGTTGACAAAATTGAAACTCCAAATGAAAGATGTAAACTTTGGTTTGAAATGACATTTGATAGATATAAAAACGATTTAGGCGGACAAAATATATTGATAGAAAAAAATACAAATAAAATTGTTGGACAAAGTGGACTTTTAGTAAGAGAAATTGAAGGAAAACAAGAAATTGAAATTGCATATTCAATTTTGCCAGAATACAGAAAAAAGGGATTTGCAACAGAATCAACTGAAAAATGTAAAAATTTTGCATTTGAAAATAAATTTACTGAAAGTTTAATTTCAATAATTCATACTGAAAATATTAATTCTGAAAAAGTTGCAGACAGAAACGGAATGAGGAAAGATAAAACCACCGAATTTAAAGGAATGTCAGTAACCATTTATAGAATAAATTCCAGTGAATGGAAAAATAAATAA
- the glmM gene encoding phosphoglucosamine mutase: MTLIKSISGIRGTIGGKVGDNLTPLDTVKFASAYGTWLKNSLATPSNEKLKVVVGRDARISGPMIHNLVVNTLIGLGIDVIDLGLSTTPTVEIAVPLEKANGGIILTASHNPKQWNALKLLNDKGEFLNAIEGEKILLIAAEERFDFSEVDHLGEITINDAYMDIHIDEVLNLPLVDVAAVKAAKFKVVVDGVNSSGGIIIPKLLELMGVEVVKLYCEPNGHFPHNPEPLKEHLTDISALVLKEQAHLGVVVDPDVDRLAFICEDGEMFGEEYTLVACADYVLRNTPGNTVSNMSSSRALRDITNQHNSTYQASAVGEVNVVELMKKNNAVIGGEGNGGIIYPESHYGRDSLVGVALFLTHLAKQKTTVSALRASYPEYYMSKNKIELTPQIDVDAILSAITNTYSTENILTIDGVKIDFAKEWVHLRKSNTEPIIRIYTEAGSQEAADLLAERFILEIKAIAGI; this comes from the coding sequence ATGACATTAATAAAATCAATATCCGGAATCCGTGGAACCATAGGAGGCAAAGTAGGGGATAACCTAACCCCATTAGATACCGTAAAATTTGCTTCGGCTTATGGTACTTGGCTAAAAAACAGTTTAGCTACTCCAAGCAACGAAAAATTAAAAGTGGTTGTAGGTCGTGATGCCCGTATATCTGGCCCAATGATTCACAACTTGGTAGTAAATACACTAATAGGTCTAGGAATTGATGTAATCGATTTAGGCTTGTCTACCACACCTACTGTAGAGATTGCAGTCCCTTTGGAGAAAGCCAATGGTGGAATTATTTTGACAGCTTCGCACAATCCAAAACAATGGAATGCTCTGAAATTATTAAATGATAAAGGCGAATTTTTGAACGCAATAGAGGGCGAAAAAATACTACTCATTGCCGCCGAAGAACGTTTTGATTTCTCAGAGGTAGACCATCTGGGCGAAATTACCATAAACGATGCCTATATGGACATCCATATTGATGAAGTATTAAACCTACCCTTGGTAGATGTTGCAGCCGTCAAAGCGGCAAAATTTAAAGTGGTTGTAGATGGAGTAAACTCCTCTGGTGGGATTATTATTCCAAAGTTATTAGAATTAATGGGAGTAGAGGTCGTAAAACTATACTGCGAACCTAACGGACACTTTCCGCATAATCCAGAACCATTAAAAGAACATTTAACCGATATTTCGGCACTGGTACTAAAGGAGCAAGCGCATTTGGGAGTAGTAGTGGATCCAGATGTAGATCGTTTGGCTTTTATCTGCGAAGATGGTGAAATGTTTGGAGAGGAGTACACCTTGGTAGCTTGTGCAGATTATGTATTGCGCAACACACCTGGAAATACGGTTTCGAACATGTCTTCTTCTCGTGCTTTACGAGATATTACCAACCAGCATAACAGTACCTACCAGGCCTCTGCAGTAGGAGAGGTAAATGTGGTCGAATTAATGAAAAAAAACAACGCCGTTATCGGTGGCGAAGGCAATGGCGGAATTATCTATCCAGAATCCCATTATGGTAGAGATAGTTTGGTAGGTGTAGCCTTGTTTTTGACCCATTTGGCAAAACAAAAAACAACCGTTTCTGCCTTACGAGCTTCGTATCCAGAATACTATATGAGTAAAAACAAAATTGAATTGACACCGCAAATTGATGTAGATGCTATTTTGAGTGCAATAACCAATACCTATAGCACCGAAAACATTCTTACCATTGATGGTGTAAAAATTGATTTTGCTAAAGAGTGGGTACATCTGCGAAAATCCAATACAGAGCCTATTATTCGTATTTATACCGAAGCAGGATCACAAGAGGCAGCAGATCTTTTGGCAGAACGCTTCATTTTAGAAATTAAAGCTATTGCCGGAATCTAA
- a CDS encoding ACP phosphodiesterase: protein MNFLAHIYLSGNNAHIQIGNFMADGIRGKHLDHFPSDIQRGIILHRAIDTYTDAHPVFRKSTKKLHANYHHYAGVIVDIFYDHFLAKNWSAYSDENLEEYIASFYDSLKENESHLTPKTLGLMPYMVQQNWLSSYQTIAGIKGILTQMDRRTQNASRMRFATQELVLHYTEFEQEFTAFFEDLKQHAQAHLAANF from the coding sequence ATGAATTTTTTAGCACACATCTACCTTTCGGGTAACAATGCCCATATCCAAATTGGCAATTTTATGGCTGATGGTATTAGAGGCAAACATTTGGATCATTTTCCTTCGGATATCCAAAGAGGAATTATACTGCATCGGGCCATTGATACCTATACAGATGCGCATCCTGTTTTTAGAAAAAGCACCAAAAAATTGCACGCCAATTACCACCATTATGCGGGCGTAATTGTGGATATTTTTTACGATCATTTTTTGGCCAAAAATTGGTCTGCTTATTCGGATGAAAATCTTGAAGAATATATTGCTTCTTTTTATGACTCCTTAAAAGAAAATGAATCCCATTTGACTCCAAAAACATTGGGTTTAATGCCATATATGGTCCAGCAAAATTGGTTATCTAGTTACCAAACCATTGCCGGAATTAAGGGTATTTTGACCCAAATGGATCGGCGTACCCAAAATGCTTCTCGAATGCGTTTTGCAACTCAAGAATTGGTGTTGCATTATACTGAATTTGAACAAGAATTTACTGCGTTTTTTGAAGATTTAAAACAGCATGCCCAAGCGCACTTAGCCGCAAATTTTTAG
- a CDS encoding endonuclease MutS2, whose product MISITEKTLQDLQFPTVLETISAICNTDLGKQKALEITPFKDQESLMESLMQTSEYVSSFENNNAIPNHGFDAITHEIKFLAIEDSFLEVGSFRKIATLSSTVNFLLLYFKKFADYYPNLHNRAQKVAYTKDILTQIDSIVDKYGEIKDNASPLLLDIRRNINMVRGKVNQSFGSALTQYNGLGYLDDIKESFVQNRRVLAVLAMYRRKVKGSIMGSSKTGSIAYIEPEATLKYSRELSNLEYEEAEEITRILKTLSNSIRPYLPLLIEYQDFLSTIDVIAAKAKYANKINGILPQITTNRRLYFRDAYHPILYLNNKQKKEITHPQTIELQQENRIIVISGPNAGGKTISLKTVGLLQLMLQSGMLIPVHERSETFLFDRILTDIGDNQSIENHLSTYSYRLKNMNYFLKKCNAKTMFLIDEFGTGSDPELGGALAEIFLEEFYHREAFGIITTHYSNLKILANELPFATNANMLFDEKTLEPMYKLVLGQAGSSFTFEVALKNGIPFSLTNRAKKKIEVGKVRFDKTIATLQKERSKMEKTSQTLKEEETKAREEGKKMETINTRIKQKLESYQELYDSNQKTIYIGQKIEDIAEKYFNNKNKKDLIGEFLKIIEIENSKRKIATPKQVKAIVAKKKEIIQEAEVLVEEIRKEKKEKKHQPILEKPKAIIRLGDRVRMLEGKAVGTLEAIEKNKATVNYGIFTSKVSMDQLELVEAIKKK is encoded by the coding sequence ATGATATCCATTACAGAAAAAACATTACAAGATTTACAATTTCCGACCGTTCTTGAAACCATTTCAGCCATATGCAACACGGATTTAGGAAAACAAAAAGCTTTAGAAATAACCCCATTTAAAGACCAAGAAAGTTTGATGGAGTCTTTAATGCAAACCTCAGAGTATGTTTCTTCTTTTGAGAACAATAACGCCATACCCAATCATGGTTTTGATGCCATCACACACGAAATAAAATTTCTAGCCATTGAGGATAGTTTTTTAGAAGTGGGCAGTTTTAGAAAAATTGCTACCCTATCTAGCACCGTAAACTTTTTGTTGCTCTATTTTAAAAAATTTGCAGACTACTACCCCAATTTACATAACCGTGCCCAAAAGGTAGCATACACCAAAGATATTCTTACTCAAATTGATAGTATTGTAGATAAATATGGAGAGATCAAAGACAATGCATCGCCATTATTGCTAGATATCCGAAGAAATATCAATATGGTTCGAGGCAAAGTGAACCAAAGTTTTGGGTCTGCACTAACCCAATACAATGGTTTAGGATATCTAGATGATATCAAAGAGAGTTTTGTACAAAACCGGCGGGTGTTGGCAGTTTTGGCCATGTACAGACGTAAAGTAAAAGGATCCATTATGGGCAGTTCCAAAACCGGAAGTATTGCCTATATAGAGCCCGAAGCTACCCTAAAATATTCTAGAGAATTAAGCAACTTAGAATACGAAGAAGCAGAAGAAATTACCCGTATTTTAAAAACACTATCCAATAGTATCCGTCCTTATTTGCCGTTACTAATCGAGTACCAAGATTTTTTGAGTACCATAGATGTGATTGCTGCTAAGGCAAAATATGCCAATAAAATTAATGGTATTCTGCCTCAAATAACTACAAACAGACGCTTGTATTTTAGAGATGCCTACCACCCTATTTTGTATCTAAATAACAAACAAAAAAAAGAAATTACCCATCCGCAAACCATAGAATTACAACAAGAAAACAGAATTATAGTAATCTCAGGTCCCAATGCAGGAGGAAAAACCATTTCGTTAAAAACCGTAGGATTGTTGCAACTAATGCTACAATCCGGAATGTTGATTCCGGTGCACGAACGTTCCGAAACCTTTTTGTTTGATCGCATACTTACCGATATTGGAGACAACCAATCTATTGAAAATCATTTGAGTACCTACAGTTACCGCCTCAAAAACATGAACTACTTTTTGAAGAAGTGTAATGCTAAAACCATGTTTTTAATTGATGAATTTGGTACGGGTTCTGATCCAGAATTAGGAGGAGCCTTGGCAGAGATTTTTTTAGAAGAATTTTACCATAGAGAAGCTTTTGGAATTATTACAACGCATTATTCTAACCTGAAGATTCTTGCAAACGAGCTGCCTTTTGCAACCAATGCCAACATGCTTTTTGACGAAAAAACACTAGAACCCATGTACAAATTAGTATTGGGTCAAGCCGGTAGTTCTTTCACCTTTGAAGTAGCCCTGAAAAATGGTATTCCGTTTAGTTTAACCAACCGAGCCAAAAAGAAGATTGAAGTCGGTAAAGTACGTTTTGACAAAACCATCGCCACCCTTCAAAAAGAGCGTTCCAAGATGGAAAAAACTTCTCAAACACTCAAAGAAGAAGAAACCAAAGCCCGAGAGGAAGGCAAAAAAATGGAGACCATCAATACCCGAATAAAACAAAAACTAGAGAGCTACCAAGAGCTATATGATAGCAATCAAAAAACCATTTATATAGGCCAAAAAATTGAAGATATAGCCGAGAAATATTTCAATAACAAGAATAAAAAAGATTTAATTGGAGAGTTTTTAAAAATCATTGAAATAGAAAACTCCAAACGCAAAATAGCCACTCCAAAACAAGTAAAAGCTATTGTTGCCAAGAAAAAAGAAATAATTCAAGAAGCAGAAGTCCTTGTAGAGGAAATACGCAAAGAGAAAAAAGAAAAAAAACACCAACCAATCCTTGAAAAACCCAAAGCAATTATCCGTTTAGGAGATCGAGTCCGAATGTTAGAGGGCAAAGCCGTGGGTACTCTAGAGGCAATCGAAAAAAACAAAGCTACCGTAAATTATGGCATCTTTACCTCCAAGGTAAGCATGGACCAACTAGAATTGGTAGAGGCAATCAAAAAGAAATAA
- a CDS encoding tyrosine-type recombinase/integrase, protein MNWTGKLIEYKSQKRIAVLFAKDPELLLEVRKIDGAKWSPQKVFWHIPDTLENRIKFEIVPDISAPKSEAIAQIEKFRQWLRSKRYSENTVATYCDALKSFLLFYQDKPVSQITNEDVIIYNNQYILKNNLSASYQNQIVNAIKLFFKTVRETKIEIDKIHRPKRIKLLPNVLSKEEIKSILNAHRNLKHRAMLSLIYSCGLRRSELLNLKPADIDSKRGIVIIKQSKGRKDRIAPLSTKILEILREYYTYYKPKIWLFEGQISGTTYSEKSLQSILKQALHKTNIQKPVTLHWLRHSYATHLLENGTDLRYIQELLGHSSSKTTEIYTHVSTKNLQQIKSPFDDL, encoded by the coding sequence ATGAATTGGACAGGAAAACTCATTGAATATAAATCTCAAAAACGCATTGCTGTATTGTTTGCAAAAGATCCAGAATTACTTTTGGAAGTGCGGAAAATAGATGGCGCAAAATGGAGTCCACAAAAAGTGTTTTGGCATATTCCGGATACCCTCGAAAACCGAATTAAATTTGAAATTGTACCAGATATCTCTGCACCCAAATCCGAAGCAATAGCCCAAATAGAAAAATTCAGACAATGGCTGCGCTCCAAACGCTATAGCGAAAATACGGTTGCAACCTACTGTGATGCCTTAAAATCGTTCTTGCTTTTTTATCAAGACAAACCCGTTAGTCAAATAACAAACGAGGATGTTATTATTTATAACAACCAATATATTTTAAAAAACAATCTATCGGCATCGTACCAAAATCAAATTGTGAACGCAATTAAATTGTTTTTTAAAACCGTTAGAGAAACCAAAATTGAAATCGACAAAATTCATCGTCCTAAAAGAATCAAATTATTGCCCAATGTATTGAGTAAAGAAGAAATTAAAAGTATCTTAAATGCACACCGTAATCTTAAACACAGAGCCATGCTATCTCTGATTTATAGTTGTGGCTTGCGCCGAAGCGAACTTTTGAATTTAAAACCCGCCGATATAGACTCCAAAAGAGGAATCGTAATTATCAAACAAAGCAAAGGAAGAAAAGACCGTATTGCTCCATTATCTACCAAAATATTAGAGATTCTCCGAGAATATTATACCTATTACAAACCTAAAATATGGCTCTTTGAAGGACAAATTTCTGGAACGACTTATTCCGAAAAAAGCTTGCAATCCATTTTAAAACAAGCCTTGCATAAAACCAACATACAAAAACCAGTAACTCTACATTGGCTTAGACATAGTTATGCCACCCATTTGTTAGAAAACGGCACCGACTTGAGGTATATTCAGGAATTATTAGGACATTCTAGCAGCAAAACTACCGAAATTTATACCCATGTAAGCACCAAAAATTTACAACAAATAAAGAGTCCCTTTGATGATTTATAA
- a CDS encoding thiol-disulfide oxidoreductase DCC family protein, translated as MQNLPQNKKIILFDGVCNLCDTAVQFIHKRDTKDIFRFASLQSKMGQDIIQYLGVAATAPDSIILYEPGIAYYYKSQAALRIAKELRGLQIPALIFSIFPSSWMDYGYTFIAKNRYRWYGQKASCELANPELKAKFID; from the coding sequence ATGCAAAACCTACCCCAAAACAAAAAAATTATACTCTTTGATGGCGTATGCAACCTCTGCGATACAGCAGTGCAGTTTATCCATAAGCGCGATACTAAAGATATTTTTAGATTTGCATCTTTGCAGTCCAAAATGGGTCAGGATATTATCCAATACCTTGGAGTAGCTGCAACCGCACCAGATAGTATTATACTCTATGAGCCCGGTATTGCGTACTATTATAAGTCCCAAGCCGCTCTACGTATTGCCAAAGAGTTACGAGGGTTACAAATTCCGGCGCTAATTTTCAGTATTTTTCCGAGCAGTTGGATGGATTATGGCTATACTTTTATTGCCAAAAACAGGTACCGTTGGTATGGTCAAAAAGCATCTTGTGAGCTAGCCAATCCAGAGTTAAAAGCTAAATTTATAGACTAA